A stretch of Paludisphaera borealis DNA encodes these proteins:
- a CDS encoding 1-deoxy-D-xylulose-5-phosphate reductoisomerase — MERGDSTTRVVVLGSTGSIGLSTLNVIESDGSGRLRAHGLSAHSNWRRLADQARAISPRFVTVTDHQPADEVRAALRGTDVEVLTGVEGVIRMVQDPATDRVLNAIVGAAGLNGTWAALEAGKTVALANKETLVVAGPLIMDLARRRNARLLPVDSEHSAIFQALQSGNRREVRRVILTSSGGPFRGKTRRELLKVTPEEALNHPTWRMGPKITIDSATLMNKALEVIEARWLFDLEPDQIEVVIHPESMIHSMVEFVDGSVIAQLSPPDMRLPIQYALTYPDRSPCPGPLLDLTKPSALHFEPPDRETFPALDLAYEVMKRGGTAGAALNAANEVAVGRFLGGEIGFLDIPRACRSVLDHHEFDPRPTLDQLWKIDAWARLEVQRWIP, encoded by the coding sequence ATGGAGCGAGGGGATTCCACCACGCGCGTCGTGGTTCTGGGCTCGACGGGGTCGATCGGGCTGAGCACGCTGAACGTGATCGAGTCCGACGGCTCGGGGCGGCTCCGCGCCCATGGCCTGAGCGCCCACTCGAACTGGCGGCGGCTGGCCGACCAGGCGCGCGCGATCTCACCCCGGTTCGTCACCGTCACGGACCATCAGCCGGCCGACGAGGTTCGCGCGGCTCTTCGCGGGACGGACGTCGAGGTGCTGACCGGCGTCGAGGGCGTCATCCGCATGGTGCAGGACCCGGCGACCGATCGCGTGCTCAACGCCATCGTCGGTGCCGCCGGTCTGAACGGCACCTGGGCGGCCCTCGAAGCCGGCAAGACCGTCGCCCTCGCGAACAAGGAAACGCTCGTCGTCGCCGGACCGCTGATCATGGACCTGGCCCGCCGCCGCAACGCGCGGCTGCTGCCGGTCGACAGCGAGCATTCGGCCATCTTCCAGGCGCTCCAGTCCGGGAACCGTCGCGAAGTCCGCCGCGTGATCCTGACCTCGTCGGGCGGCCCGTTCCGCGGCAAGACCCGGCGCGAGCTGTTGAAGGTCACGCCCGAAGAGGCTCTCAATCACCCGACCTGGCGGATGGGGCCGAAGATCACGATTGACTCGGCGACGCTCATGAACAAGGCGCTCGAGGTGATCGAGGCCCGCTGGCTGTTCGACCTGGAGCCCGACCAGATCGAGGTCGTGATCCATCCCGAGAGCATGATCCACTCGATGGTCGAGTTCGTGGACGGCAGCGTCATCGCCCAGCTTTCGCCCCCCGACATGCGGCTGCCGATCCAGTACGCGCTCACCTACCCCGACCGTTCCCCTTGCCCCGGGCCGCTGCTCGACCTGACCAAGCCGTCGGCCCTGCACTTCGAGCCCCCCGACCGCGAGACCTTCCCGGCGCTTGACCTGGCCTACGAGGTCATGAAGCGCGGGGGGACGGCGGGGGCCGCATTGAACGCCGCCAACGAGGTCGCCGTGGGGCGGTTCCTCGGCGGCGAGATCGGCTTTCTCGACATCCCCCGCGCCTGCCGGTCGGTTCTCGATCATCACGAATTCGATCCCCGGCCCACGCTCGATCAGTTGTGGAAAATTGACGCCTGGGCCCGCCTGGAGGTGCAACGTTGGATACCCTGA
- the rpmB gene encoding 50S ribosomal protein L28, with protein sequence MGRQCEVSGKKTTFGNRKTERGKAKYLGGVGKKTTGISRRMFKPNLQWIHVWMPNGTTRYVRVATSVIRSGQLTLEVDGKIQTFPLIKASKGSAEARKTLKHLYPI encoded by the coding sequence ATGGGCCGCCAGTGTGAAGTCAGTGGAAAGAAGACCACGTTCGGCAATCGCAAGACCGAACGCGGCAAGGCGAAATACCTCGGCGGCGTCGGCAAGAAGACGACCGGCATCAGCCGCCGCATGTTCAAGCCGAACTTGCAGTGGATTCACGTCTGGATGCCCAACGGCACGACCCGCTACGTCCGCGTGGCGACCTCGGTCATCCGCAGCGGCCAGTTGACGCTTGAGGTCGACGGCAAGATCCAGACCTTCCCCCTGATCAAGGCCTCCAAGGGGAGCGCCGAGGCTCGCAAGACCCTCAAGCACCTCTACCCTATCTGA
- a CDS encoding serine/threonine-protein kinase gives MATPADTGETPKDARGLSALDETNLEKSIVRRGLATPGEVEACKAHRAKLATQDKDSARSQNLLEIMVNAKVLTRSQVMRLLQERGEGARKLEIPGYTIIDKLGKGSMGVVFKAKQISVNRIVAIKVLLDSLAQNKEFIRRFEREAQIAAKLSHNNIVNAIDAGEAGGRFFFVMEYVEGPTIKDYIDKNKIFEEKEAVRIAMAVAEALKHANQRGLIHRDIKPENVILTKDGGVKLADLGLARLTGDEKWGLAEAGMAIGTPYYISPEQVRGQTDIDIRADIYSLGATLYHMMTGQVPYGGDTPSEVMRKHVDPRVELVPPDHVNTRISSGMGMVIETMLAKNRENRYSNPDDLILDFKCLLQGDSPMIAGQNPDSLEALAQGDVDEFGPTAVSEDQMVEVAGYVNSRNQIIAAMAVILALSIVTNVIMLVVR, from the coding sequence ATGGCCACCCCGGCTGACACCGGCGAGACGCCGAAAGACGCCCGAGGACTCTCGGCGCTCGACGAGACGAACCTCGAAAAATCGATCGTCCGCCGCGGCCTGGCGACGCCAGGCGAGGTCGAGGCGTGCAAGGCGCATCGGGCCAAGCTCGCGACCCAGGACAAAGACAGCGCGCGGAGCCAGAACCTGCTTGAGATCATGGTCAACGCCAAGGTGTTGACCCGCAGCCAGGTCATGCGGTTGCTCCAGGAGCGCGGCGAGGGTGCCCGCAAGCTGGAGATCCCCGGCTACACGATCATCGACAAGCTGGGCAAGGGGTCGATGGGGGTCGTCTTCAAGGCCAAGCAGATCAGCGTCAACCGGATCGTCGCGATCAAGGTCTTGCTCGACTCGCTGGCGCAGAACAAGGAGTTCATCCGCCGGTTCGAGCGCGAGGCGCAGATCGCGGCCAAGCTGTCGCACAACAACATCGTCAACGCGATCGACGCGGGCGAGGCCGGCGGGCGGTTCTTCTTCGTCATGGAGTACGTCGAGGGGCCGACGATCAAGGACTACATCGACAAGAACAAGATCTTCGAGGAAAAAGAGGCCGTCCGGATCGCCATGGCCGTCGCCGAGGCTCTCAAGCACGCCAACCAGCGCGGCCTCATCCACCGTGACATCAAGCCCGAGAACGTGATCCTGACCAAGGACGGCGGCGTCAAGCTCGCCGACCTCGGCCTAGCCCGGCTCACGGGCGACGAGAAGTGGGGGCTCGCCGAGGCCGGCATGGCCATCGGCACCCCCTACTACATCAGCCCCGAGCAGGTCCGCGGCCAGACCGACATCGACATCCGGGCCGACATCTACAGCCTCGGCGCGACGCTTTATCACATGATGACCGGCCAGGTCCCCTACGGCGGCGACACGCCGTCGGAAGTGATGCGCAAGCACGTCGACCCGCGCGTCGAGCTGGTCCCCCCCGACCACGTCAACACCCGGATCTCCAGCGGCATGGGCATGGTGATCGAAACCATGCTCGCCAAGAACCGGGAGAACCGCTACTCGAACCCCGACGACCTGATTCTCGACTTCAAGTGCCTGCTTCAGGGGGACAGCCCGATGATCGCCGGCCAGAACCCCGACAGCCTCGAAGCGCTCGCCCAGGGCGACGTCGACGAGTTCGGACCCACCGCGGTCAGCGAGGACCAGATGGTCGAGGTCGCCGGCTACGTCAACAGCCGCAATCAGATTATCGCCGCCATGGCCGTGATCCTGGCCCTGTCGATCGTCACGAACGTCATCATGCTCGTCGTCCGATAG
- a CDS encoding 3-isopropylmalate dehydrogenase, translating to MLKIGVIPGDGVGPEVIEASLAILEKVARQDGIEYTLEHFNLGGERYLATGDVLPQDDLDRLRRCDVILLGAVGHPGVAPGVLEKGILLKLRFDFHQYVNLRPIRLYPGAPTPIRGKGPDDIDMVVVRENNEDLYVGAGGFTYKGTPEEVAIQTSINTRAGVERCIRYAFEAARARASRGPFHGLSDDDKRKGFVRQLTLVAKTNVLTFAHDLWMRAFTETSRDYPDVKCDYQHVDACCMRMVTNPERFDVIVTTNMFGDIITDLGAVLQGGMGLASSGNLNPDKTAPSMFEPVHGSAPDIAGQGIANPLAAILSTAMMLDHVGAGKSAERIRRAVASVLARPTPKTPDLGGKNTTAEVGNAVRDALD from the coding sequence TTGTTGAAAATCGGCGTCATACCCGGCGACGGCGTCGGGCCGGAAGTGATTGAGGCGAGCCTGGCGATCCTGGAGAAGGTGGCTCGTCAGGACGGGATCGAATACACGCTTGAGCATTTCAACCTCGGCGGCGAACGCTACCTGGCGACCGGCGACGTGCTGCCGCAGGACGACCTGGACCGGCTCCGTCGCTGCGACGTGATCCTGCTGGGCGCCGTCGGCCACCCAGGCGTCGCCCCGGGGGTGCTCGAGAAGGGGATTTTGCTCAAGCTGCGGTTCGACTTCCACCAGTACGTCAATCTCCGCCCGATCCGCCTGTATCCCGGCGCGCCGACTCCGATCCGCGGCAAGGGGCCCGACGACATCGACATGGTCGTGGTCCGCGAAAACAACGAAGACCTCTACGTCGGCGCGGGGGGCTTCACCTACAAGGGGACGCCCGAGGAGGTCGCGATCCAGACCTCGATCAACACCCGGGCGGGAGTCGAACGCTGCATCCGGTACGCGTTCGAGGCGGCGCGGGCGCGGGCCTCGCGCGGGCCGTTCCACGGCCTTTCCGACGACGACAAGCGCAAGGGATTCGTCCGCCAGCTCACCCTCGTGGCCAAGACGAACGTGCTGACGTTCGCCCACGACCTCTGGATGCGCGCGTTCACCGAAACTTCGCGTGACTACCCGGACGTCAAGTGCGACTATCAGCACGTCGATGCCTGTTGCATGCGGATGGTCACGAATCCGGAACGGTTCGACGTGATCGTCACCACCAACATGTTCGGCGACATCATCACCGACCTGGGCGCGGTGCTTCAGGGAGGCATGGGCCTGGCCTCGTCCGGCAATCTCAACCCCGACAAGACCGCGCCCAGCATGTTCGAACCGGTCCACGGCTCGGCGCCCGACATCGCCGGCCAGGGGATCGCGAACCCGCTGGCCGCCATCCTTTCAACCGCCATGATGCTTGACCACGTAGGCGCGGGGAAGTCGGCCGAGCGGATTCGCCGCGCGGTCGCCTCGGTTCTCGCGCGGCCAACTCCGAAAACCCCCGACCTGGGAGGCAAGAACACGACCGCCGAGGTGGGAAACGCGGTCCGGGACGCGCTCGACTGA
- a CDS encoding 30S ribosomal protein THX has product MGKGDRRSKRGKVFRGTFGKKRPRLKSGSMVKPVVAAATAAATTQG; this is encoded by the coding sequence ATGGGCAAAGGCGATAGGCGAAGCAAGCGCGGCAAGGTGTTCCGGGGCACGTTCGGCAAGAAGAGGCCCCGCCTCAAGTCCGGCTCGATGGTCAAGCCCGTGGTCGCCGCCGCCACCGCCGCCGCAACGACGCAGGGCTGA
- the rpmF gene encoding 50S ribosomal protein L32: MVLSSVTAYSALMPGDVDVAVPKRRKSVSAKGKRRSHDALTPINLTICPMCKQSVPTHRVHAECLAEHMKSGAPGRMPF; the protein is encoded by the coding sequence ATGGTCCTTTCGTCAGTGACAGCGTATTCCGCATTGATGCCGGGAGATGTAGACGTGGCCGTACCGAAGAGACGTAAATCCGTGTCCGCCAAGGGGAAGCGCCGAAGTCACGACGCCCTGACCCCGATCAACCTGACCATTTGCCCGATGTGCAAGCAGTCGGTTCCCACGCACCGCGTACACGCGGAGTGCCTCGCCGAGCACATGAAAAGCGGCGCGCCCGGCCGCATGCCCTTCTGA
- a CDS encoding M50 family metallopeptidase, with product MDTLSSIWNILKVALGLGFVVFIHELGHFLLAKWNGVKVEKFSIGFGKTIFGFQRGETEYVLAAIPLGGFVKMLGEGTEEEGGGKSTDPRSFSNKSVGARMAIISAGVIMNLILGLGCFAYAFGQEREKLLARVGEVIAGSPAYEVGLRPGDNIVGIDGSSADIGFQDLNRVVNLSSQGQVIVFHVQRPEVEKTLDFAIQPRREGASDRPMIGVMPGLSLHVVGYQPPAGTVDPPTFPWAAKSADPMLETIVAAGPVGEPSVALSDYEAFRILSARNREKPMEITIEHQPAKPKEGASTPERVSVVLPPNHIVDFGFRLGVEPIRSIQKDSPAQAAGFRVGDRIVKVDGRDDFDPMRLATECFDHAGSPMTFEVQRTESGEATPKTVTLTVTPAAAPPTFNYGEIVQTEDFEVSSLGLCFPIRTTIEAVRPDSPAAKAGLKPGDVINAITVPKTKGRSHDLKSGGQDVWLSSREQTYRFDDNTAAWPFAFSLVQSFPLQDVGLTINKAEKPVSIKPEIVPDWFDSDRGLELWPATRTMPPLAPLAALKEGLNETIDNVSAMYAMIRSLFSGRVSPKNLGGPILIAQVAYSAADSGLGAFLSFLGFISINLAVLNFLPIPPLDGGQMVFLLAEKVRGRPLPDSALIAGTYVGLLLVLCLMVFATYQDVFRLLTRYFF from the coding sequence TTGGATACCCTGAGTTCGATCTGGAACATCCTGAAGGTCGCGTTGGGGCTTGGTTTCGTGGTCTTCATCCACGAGCTGGGTCACTTTCTCTTGGCGAAATGGAACGGCGTCAAGGTTGAGAAGTTCTCCATCGGCTTCGGCAAGACGATCTTCGGGTTCCAACGCGGCGAGACCGAGTACGTCCTGGCCGCCATCCCGCTGGGCGGCTTCGTGAAGATGCTCGGCGAGGGGACCGAGGAGGAAGGGGGAGGCAAATCCACCGACCCGCGCTCGTTCTCGAACAAGTCGGTCGGCGCGCGGATGGCGATCATCTCGGCCGGCGTGATCATGAACCTGATCCTCGGCCTCGGCTGCTTCGCCTACGCCTTCGGTCAGGAGCGTGAGAAGCTGCTGGCGCGGGTCGGCGAGGTCATCGCCGGCTCTCCGGCTTACGAGGTGGGCCTGCGCCCGGGCGACAACATCGTCGGAATCGACGGCAGCAGCGCCGATATCGGATTTCAGGACCTCAATCGCGTCGTCAACCTCAGCTCGCAGGGGCAGGTGATCGTCTTTCACGTCCAGCGTCCGGAGGTGGAGAAAACCCTCGACTTCGCGATTCAGCCGAGGCGTGAGGGGGCCAGCGATCGGCCGATGATCGGCGTCATGCCGGGTCTGTCGCTGCATGTCGTCGGCTATCAGCCCCCCGCCGGAACGGTCGATCCGCCGACGTTTCCGTGGGCGGCCAAATCGGCCGATCCCATGCTGGAGACGATCGTCGCCGCCGGCCCGGTCGGCGAGCCCTCCGTCGCGTTGAGCGATTACGAGGCCTTCCGCATCCTTTCGGCCCGGAATCGCGAGAAGCCGATGGAGATCACGATCGAACATCAGCCGGCCAAGCCCAAGGAAGGGGCGTCGACCCCCGAACGAGTCAGCGTGGTCTTGCCTCCGAACCACATCGTCGATTTCGGCTTTCGACTGGGCGTCGAGCCGATTCGGTCGATCCAGAAGGACTCGCCCGCGCAGGCCGCCGGGTTCCGCGTCGGCGACCGGATCGTCAAGGTCGACGGCCGCGACGACTTCGACCCAATGAGGCTGGCGACCGAATGCTTCGACCACGCTGGTTCGCCGATGACGTTCGAGGTCCAGAGAACCGAGTCGGGCGAGGCGACCCCCAAAACGGTGACGCTCACGGTCACGCCCGCCGCCGCGCCGCCGACCTTTAACTACGGCGAGATCGTCCAGACCGAGGACTTCGAGGTTTCCAGCCTGGGACTTTGCTTTCCGATCCGGACCACGATCGAAGCGGTCCGTCCCGATTCTCCGGCCGCGAAGGCGGGCCTCAAGCCGGGCGACGTGATCAACGCCATCACCGTGCCCAAGACCAAGGGGCGGTCTCACGACCTGAAGTCTGGCGGGCAGGACGTGTGGCTTTCCTCGCGTGAGCAGACGTACCGGTTCGACGACAATACGGCCGCCTGGCCGTTCGCCTTCAGCCTCGTCCAATCGTTTCCGCTCCAGGACGTGGGGTTGACGATCAACAAGGCGGAAAAGCCTGTGTCGATCAAGCCCGAGATCGTGCCCGATTGGTTTGATTCGGATCGGGGGCTCGAACTCTGGCCGGCCACCCGCACGATGCCGCCGCTCGCCCCCCTGGCCGCGCTGAAAGAGGGGCTGAACGAGACGATCGACAACGTGTCGGCGATGTACGCGATGATCCGGAGCCTCTTTTCGGGTCGGGTGAGCCCCAAGAACCTCGGCGGCCCGATCCTGATCGCTCAGGTCGCGTATTCGGCGGCCGACAGCGGGCTGGGGGCGTTCCTCTCGTTCCTGGGCTTCATCAGCATCAACCTCGCCGTGCTCAACTTCCTGCCGATCCCCCCGCTCGACGGCGGCCAGATGGTCTTCCTGCTGGCCGAGAAGGTTCGCGGCCGCCCCCTGCCCGACTCGGCGCTGATCGCGGGGACGTACGTCGGCCTCTTGCTCGTCCTCTGCCTGATGGTGTTCGCAACCTACCAGGATGTGTTTCGACTCCTGACGAGATACTTCTTCTGA
- the acs gene encoding acetate--CoA ligase — MASENPSAHSGGSITSVLQETRVFPPPAAFAEAAGIKSLDEYQKLWNWANDDNEGFWAEQSKSLDWFKPWDQVLDWQPPFAKWFVGGQLNASYNCVDRHCNGPDKNKAALIWEGEPGERRVLRYQDLQREVGKFANVLKGLGVKKGDVVALYMPMIPELVIAALACARIGAPHTVVFGGFSAESLAGRIQDCKAKVLVTADGGYRRGKIVPLKVHADGAADECPTLTTVVVYKRTGHDIEWNEGRDRWWHELEAEVSADCPPEPVDSEHPLFILYTSGSTGKPKGILHTTAGYLLQTSLSSKWVFDLKPDDTYWCTADVGWVTGHSYLVYGPLAQGATCVMFEGAPNWPDEARFWKIIEDYRVTILYTAPTAIRTFMKWGDQHPRKHDLSSLRLLGTVGEPINPEAWMWYHSVIGGGRCPIVDTWWQTETGAIMIAPIPGATPTIPGSATRPLPGIVPEIVTKDGKPVGDNKGGFLVIKKPWPAMLRTIYGDDDRYKAQYWSDIPGCYFTGDGARRDEHGNYWIMGRVDDVLNVAGHRLSTMEIESALVSHPVVAEAAVVGKPDEVKGQGIAAFVTLETGQAPSEKLRQELRAHVTKEIGALARPDEIHFTDSLPKTRSGKIMRRLLRDIAAGVESTGDTSTLEDLGVLANLRRSEQGEDE, encoded by the coding sequence ATGGCCTCTGAGAATCCCTCGGCCCACAGCGGCGGGTCGATCACCAGCGTCCTTCAAGAAACCCGCGTCTTTCCGCCCCCCGCCGCGTTCGCCGAGGCCGCCGGGATCAAGAGCCTCGACGAGTATCAGAAGCTCTGGAACTGGGCCAACGACGACAACGAAGGATTCTGGGCCGAGCAGTCGAAGTCGCTCGACTGGTTCAAGCCCTGGGATCAGGTCCTCGACTGGCAGCCGCCGTTCGCCAAGTGGTTCGTCGGCGGCCAGCTCAACGCCTCGTACAACTGCGTCGACCGCCACTGCAACGGCCCCGACAAGAACAAGGCCGCGCTGATCTGGGAAGGCGAGCCGGGCGAGCGCCGGGTGCTTCGCTACCAGGATCTCCAGCGCGAGGTCGGCAAGTTCGCCAACGTGCTCAAGGGACTGGGCGTCAAGAAGGGGGACGTCGTCGCGCTGTACATGCCGATGATCCCCGAACTGGTCATTGCGGCGCTGGCTTGCGCCCGGATCGGCGCCCCACACACGGTGGTTTTCGGCGGCTTCAGCGCCGAGTCGCTCGCCGGCCGGATTCAGGACTGCAAGGCGAAGGTTCTGGTGACCGCCGACGGCGGCTACCGTCGCGGCAAGATCGTCCCGCTCAAGGTCCACGCCGACGGCGCGGCCGACGAGTGCCCGACGCTCACCACCGTGGTCGTCTACAAGCGGACCGGGCACGACATCGAATGGAACGAGGGCCGCGACCGCTGGTGGCACGAGCTGGAGGCGGAAGTCTCCGCCGACTGCCCCCCCGAGCCGGTCGACAGCGAACACCCGCTGTTCATCCTCTACACCTCGGGCTCGACCGGCAAACCCAAGGGCATTCTCCACACCACGGCCGGGTATCTGCTTCAGACCAGCCTCAGCTCGAAATGGGTGTTCGACCTCAAGCCGGACGACACCTACTGGTGCACGGCCGACGTCGGTTGGGTCACCGGCCACTCGTATCTGGTCTACGGCCCGCTCGCGCAGGGCGCGACCTGCGTGATGTTCGAAGGGGCCCCCAACTGGCCCGATGAGGCCCGGTTCTGGAAGATCATCGAAGACTATCGCGTCACGATCCTCTACACCGCCCCCACGGCCATCCGGACCTTCATGAAGTGGGGCGACCAGCACCCGCGCAAGCACGACCTCTCCAGCCTCCGCTTGCTGGGAACCGTCGGCGAGCCGATCAATCCCGAAGCCTGGATGTGGTATCACTCGGTCATCGGCGGCGGCCGCTGCCCGATCGTCGACACCTGGTGGCAGACCGAGACCGGGGCGATCATGATCGCCCCGATCCCGGGGGCGACGCCGACGATCCCCGGCTCGGCGACCCGCCCCCTGCCGGGCATCGTCCCGGAGATCGTCACCAAGGACGGTAAGCCCGTCGGCGACAACAAGGGGGGCTTCCTGGTGATCAAGAAGCCCTGGCCGGCGATGCTCCGGACGATCTACGGCGACGACGACCGCTACAAGGCCCAGTACTGGAGCGACATCCCGGGCTGCTATTTCACCGGCGACGGCGCCCGTCGCGACGAGCACGGCAACTACTGGATTATGGGCCGCGTCGACGACGTGCTCAACGTCGCCGGCCACCGGCTCTCGACGATGGAGATCGAAAGCGCCCTGGTGAGCCACCCGGTCGTCGCCGAGGCCGCCGTGGTCGGCAAGCCTGACGAGGTCAAGGGCCAGGGGATCGCCGCCTTCGTGACCCTCGAAACCGGCCAGGCCCCCAGCGAGAAGCTACGGCAAGAGCTGCGCGCCCATGTGACCAAGGAAATCGGAGCCCTCGCCCGCCCCGACGAGATCCACTTCACCGACTCGCTGCCCAAGACGCGCAGCGGCAAGATTATGCGGCGACTGCTCCGCGACATCGCCGCCGGCGTCGAGAGCACCGGCGACACCTCGACGCTCGAAGACCTCGGCGTCCTCGCCAACCTCCGTCGCAGCGAGCAAGGCGAGGACGAATAA
- a CDS encoding YfhO family protein: MQRRTEMIGFGVVLAVCVTIFFHDALLTVRVLSPADVLLVEASFREPGDDDYQPFNRLLMDPVLQFQPWLAFNRAEIRQGRLPLWNPYAGCGTPHLANGQSAVFDPFQLLIYLGPWPDALAWVAAARLWFAGLGAFLLARSWGIAAAGRWFAGLIYPFCGFLVVWLLYPVTPAAIWLPWILLATDRAIQRPSVRSSALLALCVGSVVAAGHIQTSAHVLLAAGGLAAWRLVELPRPAVGRWRFGLAWSFGIVLGLGIAAVQIVPLGVYLSKSPVWSERRREHPPWWVLSKPRLLESACTGLPYLYGSQRRGHPNLARGLGLNNLNESAGGYAGLATLVWLVPLGLRARRSSREATFLAAMLAVGTMGAFRLPPVDNILRALPVLNVTDNRRLTLWVAFALTMLGGFGIDRLARGDFLPRGWLWAWLAAAGVLGVGAVLAPMAEPMLRARAERHYQNAPGAALDSMKAASRAERQVRAALDFVPRRLGLAAVEFLAFAGLAVGARRSARLGRALPVSLIVLTVVELFDFGIGLNPTVDRATQDRIPPVIARLRERMRPGDRALGVEEELPPNVLMRYGLADPRNYDSVELTRSLDWLDALYEPTDEARSSRRTVSWRTVEQALPRLKESAVVAVVAASPPPNPGLFERVERVGDAWIGWLDARDWADASPDGPPLSSIRPGAGTIRIEVPAGAVGPLVAREAWDPGWTAKVDGSPVKVERYRDAFMQIPLQSKSHIIELTYDPMEVRWGLAASSSALVVTILGLTGSAWSRICGIARRGLGRTRARRLESS; the protein is encoded by the coding sequence ATGCAGCGACGCACGGAGATGATCGGCTTCGGCGTCGTTCTGGCCGTCTGCGTGACGATTTTCTTCCACGACGCGCTCCTGACGGTTCGCGTACTGAGCCCGGCGGACGTCCTGCTGGTCGAGGCGAGCTTCCGAGAGCCGGGCGACGACGACTACCAGCCGTTCAACCGCCTGCTGATGGACCCCGTCCTTCAGTTTCAGCCCTGGCTCGCGTTCAACCGGGCCGAGATCCGCCAGGGCCGGTTACCGCTCTGGAACCCCTACGCCGGCTGCGGGACCCCGCACCTGGCCAACGGCCAGAGCGCGGTGTTCGACCCGTTCCAGCTCCTGATCTACCTCGGCCCCTGGCCCGACGCTCTTGCCTGGGTCGCGGCCGCCCGGCTCTGGTTCGCGGGCCTCGGAGCGTTCCTCCTGGCCCGATCCTGGGGAATCGCGGCGGCAGGGCGATGGTTCGCCGGCCTGATCTATCCGTTCTGCGGGTTCCTGGTCGTCTGGCTGCTCTACCCGGTCACCCCGGCCGCCATCTGGCTCCCCTGGATCTTGCTGGCGACGGACCGGGCGATCCAGCGGCCGAGCGTGCGGTCGTCCGCTCTGCTCGCCCTGTGCGTCGGCTCCGTCGTGGCGGCCGGCCATATCCAGACCAGCGCCCATGTGTTGCTGGCGGCCGGAGGACTGGCCGCCTGGCGGCTGGTCGAGCTTCCGCGGCCGGCTGTCGGCCGATGGCGATTCGGGCTCGCCTGGTCGTTCGGGATCGTGCTCGGGCTGGGGATCGCCGCCGTCCAGATCGTGCCGCTGGGCGTTTACCTCTCGAAGAGTCCGGTCTGGAGCGAACGCCGGCGCGAGCATCCGCCGTGGTGGGTCTTGTCGAAGCCGAGACTCCTCGAATCGGCCTGCACGGGACTCCCCTACCTTTACGGCAGTCAACGGCGCGGGCATCCGAATCTCGCGCGCGGGCTCGGGCTCAACAACCTCAACGAGTCGGCCGGCGGTTACGCGGGCCTCGCGACCCTGGTCTGGCTCGTGCCGCTGGGTCTCCGCGCTCGGCGCAGTTCGAGGGAGGCGACGTTCCTCGCGGCGATGCTCGCGGTAGGCACGATGGGGGCGTTTCGACTTCCACCCGTCGACAACATCCTCCGCGCGTTGCCGGTGTTGAACGTCACCGACAACCGCCGGCTGACGCTCTGGGTCGCGTTCGCCCTGACGATGCTGGGAGGCTTCGGGATTGATCGCCTGGCCCGGGGCGACTTCCTGCCCCGGGGCTGGCTCTGGGCGTGGCTGGCGGCGGCAGGCGTGCTCGGAGTCGGCGCTGTCCTGGCGCCGATGGCCGAGCCGATGCTCCGCGCTCGGGCGGAGCGGCATTACCAGAACGCTCCAGGAGCGGCGCTCGACTCTATGAAGGCCGCGAGTCGGGCCGAACGGCAGGTCCGCGCGGCCCTCGATTTCGTGCCTCGGCGGTTGGGCCTCGCGGCCGTCGAGTTCCTGGCCTTCGCCGGCCTGGCCGTGGGGGCCCGTCGCTCCGCTCGGCTCGGGCGCGCGCTTCCGGTGAGCCTGATCGTGCTGACCGTCGTCGAACTGTTCGATTTTGGGATCGGCTTGAACCCGACCGTCGACCGCGCGACGCAGGACCGAATCCCGCCGGTGATCGCGCGGCTCCGCGAGCGGATGCGCCCCGGCGACCGCGCGCTGGGAGTCGAGGAGGAACTGCCGCCCAACGTCCTGATGCGGTACGGGCTCGCCGACCCGAGGAATTACGACTCGGTCGAGTTGACGCGCAGCCTCGACTGGCTCGACGCGCTCTACGAGCCGACCGACGAGGCGCGGAGCAGCCGGCGCACGGTGAGCTGGAGGACCGTCGAGCAAGCCCTGCCCCGGCTCAAGGAGAGCGCCGTGGTCGCCGTGGTCGCGGCCTCGCCGCCTCCGAATCCCGGCCTATTTGAACGCGTTGAGCGGGTCGGCGACGCCTGGATCGGCTGGCTCGACGCCCGCGATTGGGCCGACGCAAGCCCCGACGGGCCGCCGCTTTCGTCGATTCGCCCCGGTGCGGGAACGATCCGCATCGAGGTTCCGGCCGGCGCCGTCGGCCCCCTCGTCGCGCGCGAAGCCTGGGACCCCGGATGGACGGCGAAAGTCGACGGCTCGCCCGTGAAGGTCGAACGATATCGCGATGCGTTCATGCAAATTCCGCTGCAGTCGAAATCGCACATCATCGAGCTTACGTATGATCCCATGGAGGTGCGTTGGGGGCTCGCCGCGTCGTCGTCGGCCCTGGTCGTGACGATACTCGGCTTGACAGGATCGGCCTGGTCGCGGATTTGTGGAATAGCCAGGAGAGGGCTTGGACGGACCCGAGCCCGCCGGTTAGAATCCAGCTAA